In one window of Vicinamibacteria bacterium DNA:
- a CDS encoding ABC transporter ATP-binding protein — MISRKVEVATPPKRAAALEAVALEKSYRVGKLDVRALRGVSLRVEAGEFVAIMGPSGCGKSTLLHAFGGLLSPTSGRVLIDGAELSSLTDAERTDLRRRRLGIVFQRYNLLPTLTVDGNLRLAQHLSLGRNEARRGADRRREILALLGILGKRDHRPVELSGGEQQRVALARAVLHRPAILLADEPTGSLDSENSMMVLETLKRVHRELGQSIVLITHDIDVADAAERVVLMKDGRIEP, encoded by the coding sequence GTGATCTCTCGCAAGGTGGAAGTGGCTACGCCGCCGAAGCGGGCGGCGGCGCTCGAAGCCGTCGCGCTAGAGAAGTCCTACCGCGTGGGGAAGCTCGACGTTCGGGCATTGCGCGGCGTCAGCCTGCGTGTCGAGGCCGGTGAGTTCGTGGCCATCATGGGGCCATCGGGCTGCGGAAAATCGACTCTGCTCCACGCGTTCGGCGGGCTTCTCAGTCCGACCTCGGGGAGAGTGCTGATCGACGGAGCGGAGCTCTCGTCGCTCACCGATGCGGAGCGCACGGACTTGAGGCGCCGTCGTCTCGGCATCGTTTTCCAGAGATACAACCTCTTGCCCACCTTGACGGTGGACGGCAACCTGCGTCTCGCCCAGCATCTCTCGCTCGGGCGTAACGAGGCCCGGCGGGGCGCCGATCGGAGACGCGAGATTCTCGCCCTGCTCGGGATCCTGGGCAAACGAGATCATCGTCCCGTCGAGCTCTCCGGTGGTGAGCAGCAGCGGGTGGCGCTCGCCCGCGCCGTCCTCCACCGTCCCGCGATTCTGCTCGCCGACGAGCCGACGGGAAGCCTCGATTCGGAAAACTCCATGATGGTGCTCGAGACGTTGAAGCGGGTTCATCGGGAGCTCGGCCAGAGCATCGTGCTCATCACGCATGACATCGACGTTGCCGATGCCGCGGAGCGGGTCGTGTTGATGAAAGATGGAAGGATCGAGCCATGA